Proteins encoded in a region of the Caldanaerobius fijiensis DSM 17918 genome:
- the hypE gene encoding hydrogenase expression/formation protein HypE → MERIELKHGGGGRASQDILKLFLKYFDDDILKGLEDASILNITGEIAFTTDSFVIKPRFFPGGDIGKLSICGTVNDLSARGAIPKYISVAFIIEEGFELCELEKIIMSMAETAKGAGVRIVTGDTKVVEKGKADGLYINTSGIGIVKIPGISAHNVKPKDKIIITGTIGDHGISVMAKREGLNLDVDVKSDCAPLNKVVEDLVPLSNQIHAMRDPTRGGLSATLNEIARASHVNMKIYESEIPVKDAVVNACEILGLDILTLANEGKLVIFSSPEVADDVINILKSNPQCKDSKIIGEVYDGEGIVLMETVYGTERIVDMPAGEILPRIC, encoded by the coding sequence ATGGAAAGGATAGAATTAAAACATGGCGGCGGAGGAAGGGCTTCACAGGATATTTTAAAATTATTTTTAAAGTATTTTGATGATGATATTTTAAAAGGTTTAGAAGATGCATCTATTCTGAATATAACAGGTGAAATCGCGTTTACCACCGATTCATTTGTGATTAAACCTCGCTTTTTCCCAGGTGGAGATATAGGCAAATTATCTATATGTGGGACTGTAAATGATCTTTCTGCTAGAGGGGCAATCCCGAAATATATTTCTGTTGCGTTTATAATCGAAGAAGGATTTGAACTTTGCGAACTGGAAAAAATAATAATGTCAATGGCTGAAACCGCAAAAGGTGCGGGAGTTAGAATAGTTACAGGAGATACTAAGGTTGTAGAAAAAGGCAAAGCAGATGGCTTATATATCAACACGTCAGGCATAGGTATCGTAAAAATACCCGGGATATCTGCGCATAACGTAAAGCCGAAGGATAAAATTATTATTACAGGAACTATAGGAGATCATGGAATTTCAGTTATGGCAAAACGAGAAGGGTTGAATCTTGATGTAGATGTTAAAAGCGATTGTGCACCATTAAATAAGGTTGTCGAGGATTTAGTACCACTAAGCAATCAGATACACGCTATGAGAGATCCTACTAGAGGTGGGTTATCAGCAACTTTAAATGAAATTGCCAGGGCCAGTCATGTGAATATGAAGATTTATGAAAGTGAAATACCTGTAAAAGATGCAGTTGTAAACGCTTGCGAAATACTTGGGTTGGACATATTGACGCTGGCTAATGAAGGAAAGCTTGTCATATTTTCATCTCCTGAAGTTGCAGATGATGTTATTAACATTTTAAAATCAAATCCGCAATGTAAAGATTCTAAAATAATAGGTGAAGTATATGATGGAGAAGGTATTGTGTTAATGGAAACTGTATATGGAACAGAGCGAATTGTAGATATGCCTGCAGGAGAAATTTTACCAAGGATATGTTGA